Genomic DNA from Pseudomonas fitomaticsae:
CGTACCCGCGCACATTCCGGTTACCGCCAAGATGCGTCTGGGTTTCGACAGCCCGGACGGCTCGTTGGTGTGTGCCACGGCGTTGGCCGAAGGCGGCGCCGAGCACATCGTGGTTCACGCCCGGACCAAGATGGATGGCTACAAGCCACCGGCGCATTGGGAGTGGATTCCGCGCGTGCAGGATGTGGTCAAGGTGCCGGTATTCGCCAACGGTGACATCTGGAGCGTCGAAGACTGGCGCCGCTGCCGGGAAATCAGCGGCGTGGAAGACATCATGCTCGGTCGCGGTCTTGTATCGCGTCCTGATCTGGCCAAACAGATCGCCGCCGCCCGTGCTGGCGAGGAAGTCGTCAAGATGACCTGGGCCGAACTGATGCCACTGATCCAGGACTTCTGGTTGCAAGCCAAAGCGCAGATGACGCCACGCCAATCGCCGGGCCGTTTGAAGCAATGGCTGGCCATGCTGACCCGCAATTATCCCGAAGCCGTCGAGCTGTTTACCGTGCTGCGCCGGGAGACCGAGCCGGATCAGGTCTCGCGTTTGCTGGGTTTGCCGGTCGCCGAAGCCGCCTGAAAAAATCTTCAAACGATCTCTTGAAAACAAAACGCAGGTCCCTATCTAAGGGTTACGCGATGCCGAATTCGGGTCGCGGAGACAAAAAAACTTGCTGATTGTTTTCAGGAGATTTGAATCATGAGTACTGCATTTTCTCTCGCACCACTGTTCCGTTCCTCGGTAGGTTTCGACCGTTTCAACGACCTGTTCGAAACCGCCCTGCGCAACGAGCCAGGTAGCACCTATCCGCCTTACAACGTGGAAAAACACGGTGACGATCAATACCGCATCGTCGTGGCGGCGGCCGGTTTCCAGGAAGAAGACCTGGAACTGCAAGTCGAAAAAGGCGTGCTGACCATCAGTGGCGGCAAGCGTGATGCCAATGAAGGCGTCACGTTCCTGCACCAGGGCATTGCCCAGCGTGCATTCAAGCTGTCCTTCCGCCTGGCCGATCACATCGAGATCAAGGCCGCCGGCTTGAGCAACGGTCTGTTGAGCATCGACCTGTTGCGCGTGATTCCGGAAGAGGCGAAAGCCAAGCGCATCCCGATCAACGGGGCGCAGAAGCCGGCGCTGCAACACTGATTCACTTGCAGAAACAAATCGTCTGAACGGGCGATAAGCCGCTGAATGAAGGCCCCGATACGTCGGGGCCTTTTTTGTGGGCGCAGGAAAATGGCTGTTCGACTTTGCCCCCAGCGGCGGTTTCTCTACAATCCGCCGCAGTTTAGCCGACCCCATCCTTATCGGTCGGCCTGGAGCCTTTTTCATGGACGATATTCAACAGCGCTGGCTGTGCGCCCTTTCTGCGCCAATGGCAGCGCTCAACACCGGCGCCGGGTATGACGACCCTGCCTTCTGCGATGACCGCTATATCGATCTGAAAGGCAGCTGGGGAATCGATGACCGGCGACAATTGTTCGACATGCTTCAATGGATGACGGACGACGGACATGCCAAGCACCTGAGTGGCGCCTATTCGGCGTGGCAACGTTGTCTGCCGAATGAATGGCAACGCCTGCTCGAAGAGCTGAGCCCTCGCGAGCGTGTTCTGCACGAGTTTGCCAGTCGCACTTTTGGCGGTTGTGGTCCAGGAGGGATCTTGTCCTGGGATTACGGGCGGATGGGGTTTCTCTTGCGTTGCGCAGTGCGCAATCAGTGGATTGATCTGGCCGAAAGCAACTGGCTGCACAGTCGTTTGGCCGTCAGGGCGCAGTTTCACTACGGTAACTGGATGTCCTACTTCAATGGCTTTGTTGTGGGTCGCAGCTTTTGGTGCTGCCTGAACACAAGCGACGACGAGCTGGCCTGCGAGCTGGAACGGCAGGGGGACAGTGCTCATAACCTGCGGATCGCCCGCGGCCTCGCCCAGAACATCCCGCACTTTCTGGCCGACCTGCCCTGGCACATGGAAATTGATTCGTTACCCCGTCCGGCATCGCTCAAGGAGTTCGACTGGTCATGAGTTGCTGGATTCGCTTGGGCATCGAGCCTACATCCGACGAAACCCTGATTCGCGATGCCTACCGCGCACGATTGCCGTCGCATCATCCGGAAACCGATCCTGAAGGATTTCAGGCGCTGCGCATGGCCTACGAAAACGCGTTGCGTCTGGCACGTGAAGACGAGAAAGAAGCGCCCGAGGAAAAAACTGAAGAGTCAGGGCAGGAGGTTGTCGAGATCCCGCAGGCGTTCGCGGATTTCTGCGAGTTGCTTGACGATCCCGCGCGGCGTTTCAACTTCGAGGCGTGGCAGGCATTTGTCCGGGCGCTGGATGAGCTGTCGCTGGAACAGCTCGATGAACTCAGTTGGGGGCTCTACCACCGGATGGCCGATGCCGGCCCGCTGTCTTACCGCTGCGCGAATCTGTTGGCCAAGCGTATGGCGTGGCATCAGCAGTTACTGGATCTGGAGTTCAACGACGCGCGTCGGGTGGAAGCCTTTTTGCAGCGAATCGAAACGCCTGACCCGTTCGATACCGATCTGATGAGCGCCTGGTCAGTGGCTGCGCAGACCGAATCACTTTGGTACGCCCGCAGCCTCGACTTTATTTTCACCCAGCGTCCCCTCCATGAGTTTGCCGACTTCGCTAGCCAGCACACGTGTCTGCCGTTGCCGGATGATGCTGCGTTCATGAAGCGTTTGCTGGTGCAGTTCACCCAAGCGGGCATCGGTGCACCGATATTTTTGCAGTGCTGTGTCGAAAAACAGCTGGAAGCACCGGATGACGTGGACTGGCTCTACCTGTTGGCGTGTCAGAGCAGTCTGCTGGGGCGCGACGATCAGGCATTGCCGTGCTGGATCAGGCTGTGGAACGAGTTCCGCCATCCGATGGCCGAAAGTCGTCTGCTGGAATTGTGCGCCAAGCGGCAACCGACTTTTCTGCCTCTGCTGATTCAGGCGTTCGATTGTCTGGGCGATTTCTCCGAGTGGCCTGCGGATCTCGGGGATGACGCGCAGGTATACGGCAGTCCGTCACAACGCCCCGAGACGCTGAACCGTTGGTTGGGTGTTGGACGGTTGAAGCTCGATAGCCTGGCGCAAAGTTTTGTCGATTGGCGCATGACAGGCGATGAGCTCCCGTTGCTTGCCCAACTGCTGGGTGAGAATGCTGACAGCAGGCTGCTGCAACTGTACCGGCATGCCTGGGCGCTGCATCGCGGTGATGCGGTCTTGCTGCAGCGGATTCTGGATCAGCCGCTCCCGGTCGATGCGCTTGAATGCCTGGTGTTGAGCGGGTTCAAAGTTCAGGCTGGACAACATCTGCGCTGGTTGGAGAATGCGCCGATTGCGCAGGCTATGAGCGTATTCAGCGAAGCGGATTCAATATCGCAGCAATTGCCGCAGGCACTGACAACAGGCGAGCTGCACAAGGTCTGTCGCCTGTGGTTGCGTCGCTTGCGGCCCTACAGTAACACCGCCCTGGAGCGCATCGCCGAAGCATTCAAATTGGGCGCCGTCAAAGACGACTGTGACTTGTCCGAGCTCGATTTGCTCCTTCAGTTGAGCCGTCGCGGGATAGGGTTGCCGCCGGTCGGGCTGGGCGAGGCTGCCTGGGAGTGGCACGCTCAAACCGTGTTTTTGCTGGCGTTGCTGGATCAGCCGGAGCGCTGGCTGCCAATGATCGATGGGCAGTGCCTGGAGCGTCTGCCGTTCAGTCCGGCTCATCCTTTGAGTCGACTGCAGCCACTGTTGCGGCGGTTGCAACGCGAGCAAGGCAATTGCGACGGTTTACTGGGCTGGCTGCAAGGCAATGATCCGGTGCACGGCTTGTTGGTGCAGCAATTGTTCAGCGTGCAGCAGGCACTCGACAGCGCCCGATTGCCTGCCAATACCCTGCTTTACACCTGCATCGAGAGCGACCGCGCTGCGTGTGGCGACGATCTGTTGGGGCTGTTGATGTTCTGGGGCGTGCTCTATCACGACCCGAGCCTGAGCGCCGAGCAGCATCGTGCCTTGCTGCAGTCCATCGCGGCAGTCAGTTGCGAGGATGACTGGTTCGAAGGGTTTCGTGACGGCTTGATCAAGGGCGAGCCGGTGTGGCCGCCGCGCAAGGTGTTGACGGATTTTGGGGTCGACAAACTGTTGGCATACGAGGCCCTCGATTCGCTCAAGGCCATGGTGCGCTATGGCGCTGCCGGAGTGCCGAAAACGCGAGTGCTGCGCCAATTGCAGCAGGGCAAGGATGACGTGAAGAACAGTATCGGCTTGCGCCTGGCGCTGTGTGCCTTGCTGTCCTGGTCGGAGCGTTTGATGTTGGCCAAAAGTGATATTCAGCCGGTGCCGGCAGGGGCGATCTGGCGCCTGGGGTCGCGGCTGGGGCGCAAGGCTTTTATCGCCCAGGTCCTGGGGTGTGTGGTGATTACGCCGGTGGCAGGATTGATCAGCGGTACCACATTCTTTGGCATTCTGATCCTGTTACTGGGTGTTCTGCTGTTATTCGGTGCCACTCTGCGCCGTTTGCATGATATGGGACGAGGCCTGCCCACATTGCTGATATTCATGGCCTTGTCGCCGGTCTTGCCGTTTCTGCCGCTGCTGCTGTTCGGCTTTCCCGGTGACAAGTTGCCCAACCGGTACGGGGTGCCACCGGACAGCGGCAGTGGCGAGATGCTGTCCGGTGGTCTGCAGGCTGCTCTGCGGCGACTTAACGGTTAGAGGCGCAGTTGATCCAGCGCCTTGTTGAGCTCTGAGCGGTGGCTGGCGATCTCGGCCGGCTGCTGTCCGCCGAGTACCGTGGTGAAGTTGTGCAGCCACTCGGCAATGTGTTCGCGCTGCGTGCCCAGACTTTGCATCCATGCCCGCTCCAGACGGGCCAGCAGTGTGCGGTTGGGCAATGCGTCGCGTGGATGGACCTTCAGCGTCGACAGACGGTTATGGCTGTCTCTGCGTGCTTGTTCATTCAGCCCGGTGGGACTGCGGTCGATGCTGTGGCTGTGGCGTTCGCCGGTCTGGAGCAGCGTGACGTCGACCTCGAGCAAACCGTTGATGTCGTAACTGAAGCGTACGTCCAGCTCCTGAATGTTATCGGTGGGCGTCAAGGTGACATCGAAAGCGTCAATGAGGATGTTGTCACGTACCCACGGCCGCTCACCCTGATAAACGGCAATGCGCAGCAGCTCCTGCCGGGGATGGGTTGTGTGGTAGCGCTCGACCCGTGACGTCGGGATGATGGTGTTGCGTTCGATGATCGGCGAAAAGGCGCCGTCGATGCCTTTGCCACGCATGGTTGCGATGCCCAGCGTATACGGGCAGACATCGGTCAGAATCAGTTCTTCGATCGCACCATCGCGCGCCTTGCAGGCCGCTTGCGTGGCCGCACCCAGTGCAACGAGGGTGTCGGGATCAAGATGCCGGTAGGGCAGGCGTCCGAACAGTGTGGCGACCAACTGTTGTACCGCAGGCATCCGCGCTGCCCCACCGACCAGCACCAGACTGTCGAGATCCCGTGGCTTCAGGCGCGCATCGCGCAGGGCCTGTTCGATCGGCGCGCGCAATCGTGCCAGCAACGATTCCCAGATCTTCACGGCAGCGGCTTCATCCAGCGACCATTCGTACAGTTCGTCGGCATGGCGCCAGCTCAGCGATTGAGGTCCTTCGCTGAGTTTGCATTTGAGTTGTTCTAGGGCATCGCCAAGGCTGGCCATGCCTTGCGGATCAATCATCGACGGGGTCAGTTGCCAGCTTTTCAGACAGGCATTCAGCAGTGCAGCGGTAAAGTCTTCCCCACCCAAAAAGTTGTCCCCGGTGGACGCATGCACTTCAATCAGCGGCAACGCATATTCCAGCACCGTGATATCGAACGTCCCGCCGCCCAGATCGAAGATCAGCGTGCGTTCGAATTTCTGCTCGTGCAGCCCATACGCCATCGCGGCGGCGGTCGGCTCGTTGATCAGTCGGGAAACCTTCAGGCCCGCCAGTTCGGCGGCGAACAATGTGCGTTTGCGTTGCTCGTCGCTGAAATACGCCGGCACGGAAATCACCGCTTCAGCCACCGGGTGGCCGAGAAAGGCTTCGGCGTCCTGTTTGAGTGAGCCCAGCACCAGTGCCGACAATTCTTCCGGGCTGAAGGTTTTGGTGCCGAGTTCGATCTGCCGGTCGCTGCCCATGAATCGCTTGAACGCGGCGGCTGTGCGTTCCGGGTGGGTCGTCAGGCGTGCGCGTGCGGCTTTGCCGACCAGAATGGTCTCGTCTTCATCAAGGCTGACCACCGACGGGGTCAGTACCTCGCCGAGGGCGTTGGGGATCAAACGGGCCTGACCGTCCTGCCAGACGGCGATCAAACTGTTGGTGGTACCAAGGTCAATGCCCAGCAGGGCCGGGCGGGGGAGGGTTGCATCCTGCATGATCGATCTCGAAACAGCGCGAAAAAACGCGACCCTACAGGTTGCCGCCAACCCTGGCAATTACGGGCCTGGCGACAATGCCTGCGGTAAGCGACCGCAGGTGTCCGGTCATTCCAGCAATCCCTTCAACCCCTCCAGTGGCAACGGCCGGCTGTGCAGATAGCCCTGATACAAATGGCAGCCCAACCCTTGCAGAAAGGCCAGCTGCTCCGGGGTTTCCACGCCTTCGGCGATCACTTCCAGTTCCAGGCTGCGGGCCATGGCGACGATGGCGCGGATGATTTCGGCGTCGTTGGGATCAGTGGTGGCGTCGCGGATGAACGACTGATCGATCTTCAGCGTGTCCACCGGCAATCGTTTCAGATAGGTCAGCGATGAATAGCCGGTGCCGAAATCGTCCATGGCAAAACTCACGCCGAGCTTTTTCAGGCGACGCATTTTGCTGATGGTGTCTTCCAGGTTCTGGATGACGATGCCTTCGGTGATTTCCAGTTTCAGCAGCGAGCAGGGCAGGCCGTGGCTGCTCATGCTGCGCTCGATGCGCTCGACGAAGTCGTTCTGGCGGAACTGCCGGGGACTGATGTTCACGCATAGGCTGAAGGCCAACGGATCGATCAGCTTTTCGGCGATCAATTGCTTGAAGGCTTCGCACGCCTCATCGAGGATCCAGGTGCCGACTTCCAGAATCAGCCCGCTGTCCTCCAGCACCTTGATGAATTCGGCGGGCGATTGCGCGCCGAGTTCCGGGTGATTCCAGCGCACCAGGGCTTCGGCGCCGATGATGCGGTTGTCCTGGGCATCGATTTGCGGTTGGTAATGCACGTCGAATTCGCCCCGGGACAGGGCCAGGCGCAGGTCGGTCTCCATGCGCAGCCGTTCGCTGGCCGCTTTCTGCATGGTGTTGTGGTACATCTGCGTGGTGTTGCGCCCCGAATCCTTGGCCCGGTACAGCGCAATGTCGGCGCGTTTGAGCAGGTCGGTCGGGGTCGAGCCGTGATCGGGAATCAGCGCCACGCCGATGCTCGGCGTCACTTGCAGGCGCTGTCCGTCGAGGAACATCGGTTCCGACAGCAGTTCGCGAATGGTGTCTGCCAGCTCGCGCACCTGGGCGCTGACTTCATTGCGCGTGCCTTCCAGCCCGCTGAGCAACACCACGAATTCGTCGCCACCGAGCCGCGCCACGGTGTCTTCCATGCGCACGCTGGCTTCAAGCCGTGCGGTGATGATTTTCAGCACTGTATCGCCAACCGGGTGCCCCAGCGAGTCGTTGATGTGTTTGAAGTGGTCCAGATCGAGAAACAGCAGCGCACCGCGCAAATTGTGGCGCTTGAGCAGGGCGATCTGCTGGCTCAGGCGATCCATCAGCAGTGCGCGGTTGGGCAGGTTGGTCAGCGGATCGTGGTAGGCCAGATGGCGGATCTGCGCTTCGGCGTTCTTCAGCAGGCTGACGTCCCGGGCGGTAAGCAACAGACACGCGGTTTCGTTGAGAGTGATCGGTTCGACCGAGACTTCCACCGTCAGGATCTCGCCGCGCTTGTTGCGCCCGAGCATTTCCTGATGGTGCACGCGGCCCTTGATCTGCAGCTCGGCGAGCAGTGCGGAGCGTTGTTTTTCTTCGGCCCAGATGCCGACCTGATACACGGTTTTGCCCACCACTTCGTCGGCACGGTAGCCGGTGAGGCGGCAGAAACCGTCGTTGACCTCCAGATAGCGCCCGGTATCGCGCTCGGTGATGGTGATCGCGTCGGGGCTGGAGTGAAACGCCTTGGCGAATTTCTCTTCGCTGGCCTTGAGCGCCGCTTCCGAGCGCTGTTGCTGGGTGATGTCGCGCAACGTGGTGACAATGCACGGCTGGTTGCCGACGCTGATCTGGCGGCTGGAAATCACGCAGGTCAGCGACTGGCCGTCCTTGTGCTGGACGATGATCGCAACATTGCTCAGGCCCTGTTCGCGGATCACCCGTTCGATGCGTTGCAGGCTTTTCGCCGAGGCGTCCCACAAGCCGATTTCTTCGGCGGTATGGCCGATCACATCGCTGGCGCTCCAGCCGAAGGTCTGGGAAAAGCTGGAGTTGATCTCGATGAATTCCCCGGTTTCCTGGCGCGTCACGCAGATCGGGTCGGGGCTGACCTGGAACAGCGTGGCGAATTTCTCTTCCGAAGCCACCAGTCGTTGTTCGCGTTCAACCTGATCGGTGATGTCCAGCAGTGTGCCGGCCATCCGCAACGGCACGCCGTTGTCGTCGCGATAGAGGCGGGCGCGGCTTTCCAGATAACGCGAGCTGCCGTCCGGCAGCTGTACGCGGTACGTCAGCTGATAATTGCCCGCAGGGCCTTCGCGCAGGCTGCGGTAGGCGTCGCGCATGCTGTCGCGCTCTTCGCCGGGGACGCCCTCGAAGAACTCTTCGAACGACTCATGAAACGGTTTCGGCTCCAGACCGTGTAATTGCGCAGCGCGGGCCGAGCCGTAGAGCATGCCGCTGGGAATGTGCCAGTCCCAGGTGCCGAGCTGCGCCGAATCCAGCGCCAGATCGAGACGTTCCTGACTGTCTTTCAGGGCATGTTCGGCGGCTTTGCGCTCGGTGGTGTCGAGAAAGGTGCTGAGCAGGTACGGCTGGCCTTCGAGTTCGACCTTTTGCGCGCTGAGGATGCCGTCGTGGATCTGGCCGTTGCTGGCGCGGAACTGCACCTCCATGCTGATCAGTTCGCCCTTGGCCTTGGTCTTCTTGACCAGCTCCGCCCGTTGCTCGGGATGCACCCACAGGCCCAGTTCCAGGGTGGTGCGGCCGATGGCGCTCTGCACCGGCCAGCCGAACAGGCTTTCGAAATACTGGTTGGCCTCGCTGATCAGGCCGTCTTCCTGACGAGTCAGCAGCACCATGTTCGGGCACAGGTGGAACAGCGTGGCGAAACGTTTTTCGGAGCTGCTGAGTGCCTGTTCCCGTTGCCGCTGGTGGGTGATTTCGCGGATCACCCCGATCATTCGGGGCCGGCCGTGTTTGTCCGGCAGCAGGCTGCCGTTGATTTCCAGCCAGTGCAGGCTGCCGTCGGGCCAGCGGATGCGGTGGTGCATCGCCTGTTCCAGCGGTGCGCCGGCAATTACGGCGTGGAAGGCGCGGATGGTTTTCGCCCGGTCCTCCGGCGGCAACAAATCGAGGTATTCCAGGTCTTCGGGCAGCGGTTGCCGCGGATCGAAGCCGAACAAGGCCTGAGTGCCGCGCGACCAGCTGATCTGCCCACGCTCGATGTCCCAGTACCAGGCGCCGAGGCGGGCGCCGTTGAGCGCGGCGAGCAATTGCGGCGCGCTCTCCCAGCTCTGTTCTGAACGCCGTGGATCAATGGCCTGAATACGCGGCATCGGCGGAATACGGTCAACAGATTTCGGCATTGTTAAGGGGCCTTGAGCTGATTTGGGCGTTTGGCACAGGGACGGCAGCTCTATAGGAGTAGCACAAGTCAGCCGAGAGTCCCTGGCAGATCGATTTGAGCGTCCAGCAGGGCCATAAATGCCCGTGCAGCATTCGACAGCGTCCTTTCAGTGTGCAGGATATAGCCTAGCTGGCGACTGAGCTGTATGCCCGGTAAAGGTATGCGCGCCACCTGTTCATCGAGCATCGTGCGCGGCAAAACGCTCCAGGCCAGGCCGATCGACACCATCATCTTGATGGTTTCCAGGTAGTTGGTGCTCATGGCGATGTTCGGCGTCAGGCCCTGGGCCTCGAACAGGCGTTGGACAATGTGGTGGGTAAAGGTGTTGCCGCCGGGGAAAACCGCCGGATGGCCGGCAATGTCCGCCAATGTGACGGCGCCGTTGCTGATCAATGAATGTTCCGGGGCGACCACGAAATCCAGCGGGTCATCCCAGACCGGCGTGGCTTTGACCAGCGTATGCGGCTCCGGCGCCAGAGTGATGACCGCCAGTTCCGCGCGGCCATGGAGAATTTCTTCGTAGGCCACTTCCGAATCGAGGAACTGAATATCCAGCGCCACCTGTGGGTAGCGGCGGGTGTATTCCCTCAATAATGGCGGCAGGCGGTGCAGACCGATGTGGTGACTGGTGGCCAGGGTCAGGCGGCCCGTGACTTCGCCGGTCAGGTTGGTCAGGGCGCGGCGGGTGTCGTCGAGCACGTTGAGAATCTGATAAGCCCGTGGCAGCAGGGCCCGGCCGGCCTCGGTCAGGCCCACTTCACGACCGAGCCGGTCGAACAGCCGCACATTCAATTGCTGCTCCAGCCCGGCGATGCGTTTGCTGATGGCCGGTTGCGTCAGGTGCAGTCGTTCACCGGCGCCGGAGAAGCTTCCGGTCTCGGCAATCGCGATAAAAGCATTGAGGTTGGCCAGGTCCATGTTTGTATTCCAGTTGGTTATCCAAAGCATAAAAAATATGAATTTGAGTTATTTAATCTAACCCCATAGGATCGGCCTCACAAGCCAAAGGGTTATTGATAAGCCCAGGGCATAGAAACAAGCTGATGAGGAACCGTCTGATGGCCGGCAAAACGCTCTACGACAAGCTCTGGGATTCGCATTTGGTCAAACAGCGCGACGATGGCTCGGCGCTGATCTATATCGATCGTCACATCATCCACGAAGTGACCTCGCCGCAAGCCTTCGAAGGCCTGCGACTGGCCGGGCGCA
This window encodes:
- a CDS encoding Hsp20 family protein → MSTAFSLAPLFRSSVGFDRFNDLFETALRNEPGSTYPPYNVEKHGDDQYRIVVAAAGFQEEDLELQVEKGVLTISGGKRDANEGVTFLHQGIAQRAFKLSFRLADHIEIKAAGLSNGLLSIDLLRVIPEEAKAKRIPINGAQKPALQH
- a CDS encoding molecular chaperone HscC codes for the protein MQDATLPRPALLGIDLGTTNSLIAVWQDGQARLIPNALGEVLTPSVVSLDEDETILVGKAARARLTTHPERTAAAFKRFMGSDRQIELGTKTFSPEELSALVLGSLKQDAEAFLGHPVAEAVISVPAYFSDEQRKRTLFAAELAGLKVSRLINEPTAAAMAYGLHEQKFERTLIFDLGGGTFDITVLEYALPLIEVHASTGDNFLGGEDFTAALLNACLKSWQLTPSMIDPQGMASLGDALEQLKCKLSEGPQSLSWRHADELYEWSLDEAAAVKIWESLLARLRAPIEQALRDARLKPRDLDSLVLVGGAARMPAVQQLVATLFGRLPYRHLDPDTLVALGAATQAACKARDGAIEELILTDVCPYTLGIATMRGKGIDGAFSPIIERNTIIPTSRVERYHTTHPRQELLRIAVYQGERPWVRDNILIDAFDVTLTPTDNIQELDVRFSYDINGLLEVDVTLLQTGERHSHSIDRSPTGLNEQARRDSHNRLSTLKVHPRDALPNRTLLARLERAWMQSLGTQREHIAEWLHNFTTVLGGQQPAEIASHRSELNKALDQLRL
- a CDS encoding tRNA dihydrouridine synthase — its product is MQIALAPMEGLVDDILRDVLTRVGGIDWCVTEFIRVNDQLLTPAYFHKFGPELLNGARTASGVPLRVQLLGSDPVCLAENAALACELGSEVIDLNFGCPAKTVNKSRGGAVLLKEPELLNQIVEHVRRAVPAHIPVTAKMRLGFDSPDGSLVCATALAEGGAEHIVVHARTKMDGYKPPAHWEWIPRVQDVVKVPVFANGDIWSVEDWRRCREISGVEDIMLGRGLVSRPDLAKQIAAARAGEEVVKMTWAELMPLIQDFWLQAKAQMTPRQSPGRLKQWLAMLTRNYPEAVELFTVLRRETEPDQVSRLLGLPVAEAA
- a CDS encoding J domain-containing protein; this encodes MSCWIRLGIEPTSDETLIRDAYRARLPSHHPETDPEGFQALRMAYENALRLAREDEKEAPEEKTEESGQEVVEIPQAFADFCELLDDPARRFNFEAWQAFVRALDELSLEQLDELSWGLYHRMADAGPLSYRCANLLAKRMAWHQQLLDLEFNDARRVEAFLQRIETPDPFDTDLMSAWSVAAQTESLWYARSLDFIFTQRPLHEFADFASQHTCLPLPDDAAFMKRLLVQFTQAGIGAPIFLQCCVEKQLEAPDDVDWLYLLACQSSLLGRDDQALPCWIRLWNEFRHPMAESRLLELCAKRQPTFLPLLIQAFDCLGDFSEWPADLGDDAQVYGSPSQRPETLNRWLGVGRLKLDSLAQSFVDWRMTGDELPLLAQLLGENADSRLLQLYRHAWALHRGDAVLLQRILDQPLPVDALECLVLSGFKVQAGQHLRWLENAPIAQAMSVFSEADSISQQLPQALTTGELHKVCRLWLRRLRPYSNTALERIAEAFKLGAVKDDCDLSELDLLLQLSRRGIGLPPVGLGEAAWEWHAQTVFLLALLDQPERWLPMIDGQCLERLPFSPAHPLSRLQPLLRRLQREQGNCDGLLGWLQGNDPVHGLLVQQLFSVQQALDSARLPANTLLYTCIESDRAACGDDLLGLLMFWGVLYHDPSLSAEQHRALLQSIAAVSCEDDWFEGFRDGLIKGEPVWPPRKVLTDFGVDKLLAYEALDSLKAMVRYGAAGVPKTRVLRQLQQGKDDVKNSIGLRLALCALLSWSERLMLAKSDIQPVPAGAIWRLGSRLGRKAFIAQVLGCVVITPVAGLISGTTFFGILILLLGVLLLFGATLRRLHDMGRGLPTLLIFMALSPVLPFLPLLLFGFPGDKLPNRYGVPPDSGSGEMLSGGLQAALRRLNG
- a CDS encoding DUF1266 domain-containing protein, translating into MDDIQQRWLCALSAPMAALNTGAGYDDPAFCDDRYIDLKGSWGIDDRRQLFDMLQWMTDDGHAKHLSGAYSAWQRCLPNEWQRLLEELSPRERVLHEFASRTFGGCGPGGILSWDYGRMGFLLRCAVRNQWIDLAESNWLHSRLAVRAQFHYGNWMSYFNGFVVGRSFWCCLNTSDDELACELERQGDSAHNLRIARGLAQNIPHFLADLPWHMEIDSLPRPASLKEFDWS
- a CDS encoding bifunctional diguanylate cyclase/phosphodiesterase — its product is MPKSVDRIPPMPRIQAIDPRRSEQSWESAPQLLAALNGARLGAWYWDIERGQISWSRGTQALFGFDPRQPLPEDLEYLDLLPPEDRAKTIRAFHAVIAGAPLEQAMHHRIRWPDGSLHWLEINGSLLPDKHGRPRMIGVIREITHQRQREQALSSSEKRFATLFHLCPNMVLLTRQEDGLISEANQYFESLFGWPVQSAIGRTTLELGLWVHPEQRAELVKKTKAKGELISMEVQFRASNGQIHDGILSAQKVELEGQPYLLSTFLDTTERKAAEHALKDSQERLDLALDSAQLGTWDWHIPSGMLYGSARAAQLHGLEPKPFHESFEEFFEGVPGEERDSMRDAYRSLREGPAGNYQLTYRVQLPDGSSRYLESRARLYRDDNGVPLRMAGTLLDITDQVEREQRLVASEEKFATLFQVSPDPICVTRQETGEFIEINSSFSQTFGWSASDVIGHTAEEIGLWDASAKSLQRIERVIREQGLSNVAIIVQHKDGQSLTCVISSRQISVGNQPCIVTTLRDITQQQRSEAALKASEEKFAKAFHSSPDAITITERDTGRYLEVNDGFCRLTGYRADEVVGKTVYQVGIWAEEKQRSALLAELQIKGRVHHQEMLGRNKRGEILTVEVSVEPITLNETACLLLTARDVSLLKNAEAQIRHLAYHDPLTNLPNRALLMDRLSQQIALLKRHNLRGALLFLDLDHFKHINDSLGHPVGDTVLKIITARLEASVRMEDTVARLGGDEFVVLLSGLEGTRNEVSAQVRELADTIRELLSEPMFLDGQRLQVTPSIGVALIPDHGSTPTDLLKRADIALYRAKDSGRNTTQMYHNTMQKAASERLRMETDLRLALSRGEFDVHYQPQIDAQDNRIIGAEALVRWNHPELGAQSPAEFIKVLEDSGLILEVGTWILDEACEAFKQLIAEKLIDPLAFSLCVNISPRQFRQNDFVERIERSMSSHGLPCSLLKLEITEGIVIQNLEDTISKMRRLKKLGVSFAMDDFGTGYSSLTYLKRLPVDTLKIDQSFIRDATTDPNDAEIIRAIVAMARSLELEVIAEGVETPEQLAFLQGLGCHLYQGYLHSRPLPLEGLKGLLE
- a CDS encoding LysR family transcriptional regulator: MDLANLNAFIAIAETGSFSGAGERLHLTQPAISKRIAGLEQQLNVRLFDRLGREVGLTEAGRALLPRAYQILNVLDDTRRALTNLTGEVTGRLTLATSHHIGLHRLPPLLREYTRRYPQVALDIQFLDSEVAYEEILHGRAELAVITLAPEPHTLVKATPVWDDPLDFVVAPEHSLISNGAVTLADIAGHPAVFPGGNTFTHHIVQRLFEAQGLTPNIAMSTNYLETIKMMVSIGLAWSVLPRTMLDEQVARIPLPGIQLSRQLGYILHTERTLSNAARAFMALLDAQIDLPGTLG